The following are from one region of the Methanofastidiosum sp. genome:
- a CDS encoding NAD(+)/NADH kinase, with protein MKILGFLVNPISGMGGSVGLKGTDGLYEKALELGAEKVSRKRAEVFFDSLGPIKDAKFLVPSGEMGEEHIKNKGHEYEVVYNPKELTSREDTLKTINEFKKRQVELIIFCGGDGTARDICEAIGTEIPVVGMPTGVKMFSSVFAINPKAASDLLKAFLEGKSNYKDSDVLDIDEESYRADKFKMKLYGYLKTPYVPNLIQDSKALFEGHDEEMAKEGI; from the coding sequence ATGAAAATTCTTGGTTTTTTGGTAAATCCTATTTCAGGCATGGGGGGTTCAGTAGGATTAAAGGGAACTGACGGCCTTTATGAAAAAGCTCTAGAACTTGGTGCTGAAAAAGTGTCAAGAAAAAGAGCAGAAGTATTCTTTGATTCACTTGGCCCCATAAAAGATGCAAAATTTCTAGTCCCATCAGGCGAGATGGGCGAAGAACATATAAAAAATAAAGGGCATGAGTATGAAGTAGTATATAATCCCAAGGAATTAACGAGTAGGGAAGATACTCTAAAAACAATAAATGAATTCAAAAAAAGACAAGTTGAACTAATCATATTCTGTGGTGGAGATGGAACTGCAAGGGATATATGCGAGGCCATTGGCACAGAAATTCCTGTGGTCGGGATGCCTACAGGGGTAAAGATGTTCTCTTCTGTTTTTGCAATTAATCCAAAGGCTGCGTCTGATCTTCTCAAGGCTTTTTTAGAAGGTAAATCTAATTACAAGGATTCCGATGTATTAGATATTGATGAAGAAAGCTATAGGGCAGATAAATTCAAGATGAAGCTATATGGTTATCTAAAAACGCCTTATGTACCAAACCTTATTCAAGATTCAAAGGCGCTGTTTGAAGGTCATGATGAAGAGATGGCAAAGGAAGGCATAG